Proteins from a single region of candidate division KSB1 bacterium:
- a CDS encoding PLP-dependent aminotransferase family protein: protein MNWSHLYASRIDAIGHSDVVAILKLAERSEIISFAGGLPDPTTFFLEEIKEIFEEIITQRGPTVLGYGPIPGIAPLRDWLAQRMTLSGRQSKLEECLVTTGGIAALDLVCKVFIDPGDVVIVGEPTYVAALHVFKSYQARFAGIPLDDKGMQPEALLATLKNLRQNSQHAKFIYLVPTFQNPSGVTLSEDRRNKIIQIANEYCVPIIEDEAYRDLCFEGQSPQMLASLDPQNVIHINTFSKIFNPGVRLGWITASKELINTLILAKQGQDQCASTIGQYLLFSFAEKGLIQRQTSAAIEIYRRKRDAMLAALEKHFPQDTHWTKPQGGFYTWVTLSKHFDTEALLPKAIEGSSVAYVPGPAFYHNRSGKERMRLCYSYVPESQIEEGIKRLGQLLSAD, encoded by the coding sequence TTGAATTGGAGTCATCTCTACGCAAGTCGCATCGATGCAATAGGACATTCCGATGTAGTCGCTATCTTAAAACTGGCTGAACGATCTGAGATCATTTCTTTTGCCGGCGGTCTTCCGGATCCGACAACATTTTTCCTGGAAGAAATCAAAGAAATTTTTGAAGAAATAATAACTCAAAGAGGACCTACTGTTCTTGGTTATGGGCCTATCCCCGGTATTGCTCCTCTTAGAGATTGGCTGGCACAACGTATGACTTTGTCAGGCAGGCAATCTAAACTTGAAGAATGCCTGGTAACAACAGGTGGAATTGCAGCGTTAGACCTGGTTTGTAAAGTATTCATTGACCCTGGTGATGTTGTTATTGTAGGTGAACCAACTTATGTAGCCGCCCTCCATGTTTTTAAAAGTTACCAGGCGCGATTCGCCGGCATTCCACTGGATGATAAAGGAATGCAACCAGAGGCACTACTTGCGACCCTTAAAAACTTAAGACAAAACTCACAGCATGCTAAATTTATTTACTTGGTCCCCACTTTTCAAAATCCATCCGGTGTTACACTTTCAGAAGATAGACGAAATAAAATCATACAAATCGCCAACGAATATTGTGTGCCAATTATTGAAGATGAAGCTTACCGCGATTTATGTTTTGAAGGTCAATCACCGCAAATGTTAGCATCTCTAGACCCTCAGAATGTAATTCATATCAATACCTTCTCAAAGATCTTTAACCCGGGTGTACGTTTAGGCTGGATAACTGCGTCGAAAGAATTAATTAACACGTTGATATTGGCCAAGCAAGGCCAGGATCAGTGTGCTTCAACTATCGGACAATATTTACTGTTTTCTTTTGCTGAAAAAGGGCTAATTCAACGACAAACATCAGCTGCAATTGAGATTTATCGACGAAAAAGAGATGCCATGTTAGCTGCTCTTGAAAAGCACTTCCCTCAAGATACACATTGGACAAAACCTCAAGGTGGGTTTTATACCTGGGTTACTTTATCAAAACACTTTGACACTGAAGCGCTTTTACCAAAAGCAATTGAAGGATCATCCGTTGCATATGTACCAGGACCGGCTTTTTATCATAATCGTAGTGGGAAAGAACGAATGCGGCTTTGCTATAGCTATGTTCCGGAATCACAAATCGAGGAAGGAATTAAGAGACTTGGGCAACTCTTATCCGCAGATTAG